From the Halodesulfovibrio sp. MK-HDV genome, the window TCTCATCATTAACAACAACTCTATGGCGAACACCGCAGCTCGTAACCTTAACTCCGCATACAGCGATTTAACTAAATCAACGGAACGACTTTCTTCCGGTATGCGTATTAACAGCGCGGCTGATGATGCAGCTGGCCTTGCTGTACGTGAAATGATGCGTGCAGAAGTAACTACATTGAATCAGGGTGTTCGTAACGCGAACGACGCTATTTCTATGATTCAGACTGCTGATGGTGCTCTTTCTGTAATTGATGAAAAGCTTATCCGTATGAATGAGCTTGCTGAACAGGCTGCTACCGGTACGTACACCGATGACCAGCGTGCTATCATCGATCAGGAATACCAGACAATGGCAGAAGAAATCACACGTATTTCCGACTCCACAGACTTCAACGGGCAGAGCCTGCTGAATGGTTCTCTTGAAGAAGGTGCTTCATACGAAGATGCAAGCGGCGCTACACAGACCGGTAGCTCAATGACTGTTCATTTCGGAAGCGGAAACGATGCTGACGAAGATAAATACAGCATTGAACTGGAAGACGTAAGCTCAGGCGCATTGGGCGTAGGTGGCGACTCTCAGGATTACAAAATTAATGAAGACGGTCTTGCAACTACTCAGGACGGTAGAGCAATCTATTCAAATGATGACGGCGAAGTGTACATTGAAGGTGATGATCCTGCTGTGACAGGCGCGCCTACTGGTTACACTCAGGTTCAGTTGAAGGATACAGTTGCTGACGCTACTGAGGTGCAGGATGCAACAGATGATTTGACAACTCTTGCTGAAGCAGGCGTTACAACAGCATTTACCGGTGCTGCCGGTGGTACTTCTACGGATGTTCAGATTGATGGTGAAGACTTGGAAGCCAGTTTTGATGCGACAACCGGGAAGCTGACATACGATGTTGGTGGTGGTGGTGACGTCGTTTCAATTGAAGCTGATTCAAGCGATCTTCTTATTGGTGCCAATAAAATGTATGCAACCATTGATGCAGACGGCACAGTTGCTTTGCATGAGGCAACAGGTACTACTATTCCTGATGCTGGGTACGCAGTTTCTGTTGATACTGATGGTAATCTGAACATTAACGTTGAGGGTGATGACAAAACGCTCCTCACATCAACAGGTTCTGACGGTTCTGTGAATTATCACATTGCGGATGAAAGCACTGATATCCCAGCGGATGCTTCGGTAATGAACATTGCGAAAGATTCTGTTGAGACAACCTTTGAAGTTGCTGCTGATGGTTCTGCAACACTTGGTGCCGTTGCTGTAAATGTTAACGCTGGTGCCTACGAGCTATCAGGCGGTGCTGCAGCAACATTTACAATGGGCGTCGAAACAGTCTCAGACGAAGAGCTTGCAAGCTTTGGCAAAGAACTCGGCAAAACAGACGAGTACGCAGGTTCCAGCATTGCGACTCAGGAAGGTGCACAGGCTGCACTTGGTGCTATTAAAGAAGCTATTGAAATGAAAGACAAAAACCGTGCAAACCTTGGTGCGTACGAAAACCGTCTTGAAGCTACTATCTCTAACCTTGAAGTTCAGAGTGAAAACCTCTCAGCCGCTGAGTCCCGCATTTCCGACGTGGACGTAGCAACCGAAATGACTGAATACACCCTACGTCAGACCATTTCATCCGCTGCAACTTCAATGCTTGCTCAGGCTAACACCCTGCCGCAGAACGCATTGCAACTTATCGGATAAGTAATTCAAAGCCACATGACTTAATGGCTTTACGCTAGAATGACTTACCGCCCCTGATTTTTCCAGGGATCAGGGGCGGTTTTTCATATAAACGAAAATATAGAGCGCAAACGATCTCGCAAGAACCCTTAAGGGCTTGTGAGGTTTTGTTTGCGCTTTTTTAGTAACTATAAAGAACGTGTTAATTAGCCGGATTTTTATATGAAAAATCAGTAAATTCATATGTTGCTTTATAAACGAAACCGTAAGCCTCCGCGTATTTATTTACATAGCGTAAAGCGAAAATGGAAAGTCATTGCAAGGATGCAGAATTACAAACCTGGAGGTTTACTATGTCTCTCATCATCAACAACAACACTATGGCAAACACCGCAGCTCGTAACTTGAACAGCGCATACTCCGATTTAACCAAGTCTACAGAACGCCTTTCATCCGGCATGCGCATCAACAGCGCAGCAGATGACGCAGCAGGTCTTGCTGTTCGCGAAATGATGCGCGCAGAAGTTACTACATTGAATCAGGGTGTTCGAAATGCGAACGATGCGATTTCTATGATTCAAACTGCAGATGGTGCTTTGTCTGTTATTGATGAAAAGCTCATTCGTATGAATGAGTTAGCTGAACAGGCTGCTACCGGTACCTACACCGATGAACAGCGCGCTATTATTGATCAGGAATACCAGTCTATGGCAGAGGAAATTACACGAATTTCTGACGCAACAGATTTTAACGGTACCAAGTTGCTGGATGGCTCTTTGAATGAAGGTGCTGAGTATCTCGATGATGACGGCCAGCCGCAGACTGGTAGCTCTATGACAATTCATTTCGGCACCGGAAATGATGCTGATGAAGATAAGTACGCGATTGATATTGAAGATGTAAGCTCTGGTTCTCTTGGTGTCGGTAGTGAATCTTTGGATTATGTCATTGATGACGACGGACTTGCTTCCACCAAAGACGGCAACGCTATCTATGCAAATGAAGATGGTGATATTTATATTGAAGGTGATGATCCGGCAGTGCTGGGGCACCTACAGGGTTTACTCAAGTTCAGCTTAAAGAAAAAGTTATGGCAGACACAACAGAAGAAGCGGATGCAAAAACAGATTTAGAAAACCTTGTTGCTGTTCCAGCTCTAGGTACAGCAGGGGCAGTTTTGGTGGATGGCTCTTCTGTTCATGGCTCCATTGATGCTGATGGTAATCTTGTATACACCGTGGACGGAACCGCTGATGCGACTTCTGACATTGCTGTGACTGATACTGGGCAGCTGAATATAGGTACTGGCGCAACAGCAAAAGCAGTATACACAACCGTTGATACAGACGGCACCGTATCCTTCAAAACTGTTGCCAATGCAGGCGATCCGATTCCAGAAGCCGGTACCGCGGTTGAAGTAGATGCCGATGGGAATTACACCGTCAATGTTGGTGGCGAAGATAAAAAAATTCTTACTTCAGAAGCAGCTGACGGCACAACTAAGTACTATATTGAAGATGTTTCTGAGGACGTTCCAGACTCTGCCGCAGTGATGAATGTTGGTGGAGATGTTGTTGAACAGAATTTCACCCTTGCAGATGACGGTAGTGCAACACTTGGCACTGTGGCGATTCAGGAAGGTGGATCTGGTTATGCGTTAACAGCTGCAACTGCTGGTGCGGGCGCCGCGGCAGTCAGTTTTGATATGACTGTTGCCAGTATTCCTGATGACGAACTTGCTGATTTTAGAAAAGAACTGGGTGGCACAGAAGAGTATGCAGGCTCAAGCATTGCGACACAGGCAGGCGCACAGGCTGCCCTTGATGCCATTCAAGATGCTATTGAGATGAAAGATAAAAACCGTGCAAATTTAGGTGCATATGAAAACCGTTTAAGCGCAACAATTTCTAACCTTGAGATTCAGGCTGAAAACCTCGGAGCCGCTGAATCCCGTATTTCAGACGTTGATGTGGCAACAGAAATGACAGAATACACCTTGCGCCAGACTATTTCATCCGCTGCAACGTCAATGCTTGCTCAGGCAAACTCCTTGCCGGAAACTGCTTTGAAATTAATTGGCTAAGATTTTACCTATTCGGAAGTAGCAAGCTATGGCTGCTTGCTGCCAGCCCCCGATTCTCCTGCAGGAGTCGGGGGTTTTTTGTGGCGTAGTGTACGGCTGGTAAGGCTTTGTATTGTGTCCGTACCGCGTTTCGCCTCTGTGTTGAAGTGGGGGTAACGCTTCTAATTGCTGTTTTGTTTTGAGCCATCTGCTTTACCTTTTTGTGCGTATAGCAACCCGCCATTCTCTTTACCGTTTCATAGCCAGTCTGTGGTTTCGACTGCCCCTATAATCTGGAGTGCTGCTAATGAGAATGGCTCTGCTACCACACTGTTTTTAGCACCTTATGTTGCCCGTTGTTATTCTGCTTTGATGGTTAGGCAATATTTACCTCATGCTAAATCTGCACTGTAAAACCCTCCACTAGGCAAAATTTTCCGCTTTTTTATCCGAAAAATACTCCAATTTAGCGTCTGAATCTAAAGAAAGGTTAAGGAAGCTTGCTTTATCTTAATCACTTTTCTCTCTTCCCAATATTTCTCTAACAAACTGTAACTATAAGTTTAGCATACTTTTATAGAACCATAATGTTGTTGGGCATGTGAGTTGCTTTAATAAGGGCAGGGAGTTCAAGATGAAACAATGCTTACAAGAGAAAAATAGTTCAGATATCTATAATGATTTCTTTGTTGATCATACAACTTTAATAAAAAGAACGATCGTATCTATATTAAAGAAGTTTAATTCACGCATAGATTCAACAATAGTAGATGAAGCTTTTCAAAATGTAGCACTTAAAATTATCAAGAATAACTATCTTGCTAAGTATGACAGTGCAAAAGCAAAACTATCATCTTGGATTTACGTCATAGTTGAGACTTCTATTATTGATGATTTAAGAAAACAACAAAAACATAGAACGGAAACATTAGATGAAACTTTTACAATAGGCGTCACAACGCATTTCTTTACAGTTAGAAACTATATCCCAAAGAGCTTACTGACTGAAAGACAAATGGAGATACTTATTCTCACTATTGAAAAAGAATATTCAACAAAAGAAGCCTCAGCTGTGCTGTCTTTATCGGAAAGCGCTGTTCGGTGCCTTAAGCATCAGGCGCTACGACGTTTACGTAATTATTATACTAAATATGACTCCTACGGGGGAAATCATGACCATTAGCGGCGTCAGTTCCAGCCAGGACATAACCACAAGTTCGACCCAGAGTAGCACTACGTTCAGTGAAGTTGACTACATGATATTGCTCGCAGCCGAGCTTCAATATCAGGACCCTACTGACCCTATGGATACAGACAAGCTCACTGAGCAGACTTGTATGTTTTCACAGCTTGATGAGTTGCAGAGCATCAATTCTCAGATAGGTGATCTTGGTGAGGCGCTAAATCGAACCGATCCTGTTTCGTATCTGGGACGGGAGGTAGAGGTTGAGGGAGATACTCTGGTTATGAAAGACGGTGAACCGTCTGAGGTTACCATGTATCTGGCTGAAGACGCCGACTCTGTCATTATCGATATCTATGATTCGCAAGGCAACATCGTTGCCATGCAGAATCTGGGTTCCATGTCAGTTGGTTTTGAACAGATAGAATGGGATGGAACTTTGCTGACTGGCGAAACAGCAGAAGACGGCACATACACCATCGGGGTGCGTGCGTTGGATGAAAATGGTCAGTCTATTGAGACAGCAACAACTATTAAAGACACCGTTGTTTCTGTTGCCAATAGCTCAAATGGTACGGTTTTGACCCTTGGTGGCGGAGCGGTTGTTGATTTTACAGATGTTATTTCTGTCAGTGTTGCTGAGGAGGAAGCGTAATGAGTATTACAGGTTCAATGTACAATGGTATCTCAGGGTTGCAGGCACAGAGTCAGGCTACTTTGGTAGTCAGTAACAACCTTGCTAACTCCAGTACGGTTGGTTTTAAAAGCTCCAGTGTTATTTTTCAGGATGTTTTTTACGAGACAGTGCGTGCCGGTCAAACCGGTAATGGTG encodes:
- a CDS encoding flagellin: MSLIINNNSMANTAARNLNSAYSDLTKSTERLSSGMRINSAADDAAGLAVREMMRAEVTTLNQGVRNANDAISMIQTADGALSVIDEKLIRMNELAEQAATGTYTDDQRAIIDQEYQTMAEEITRISDSTDFNGQSLLNGSLEEGASYEDASGATQTGSSMTVHFGSGNDADEDKYSIELEDVSSGALGVGGDSQDYKINEDGLATTQDGRAIYSNDDGEVYIEGDDPAVTGAPTGYTQVQLKDTVADATEVQDATDDLTTLAEAGVTTAFTGAAGGTSTDVQIDGEDLEASFDATTGKLTYDVGGGGDVVSIEADSSDLLIGANKMYATIDADGTVALHEATGTTIPDAGYAVSVDTDGNLNINVEGDDKTLLTSTGSDGSVNYHIADESTDIPADASVMNIAKDSVETTFEVAADGSATLGAVAVNVNAGAYELSGGAAATFTMGVETVSDEELASFGKELGKTDEYAGSSIATQEGAQAALGAIKEAIEMKDKNRANLGAYENRLEATISNLEVQSENLSAAESRISDVDVATEMTEYTLRQTISSAATSMLAQANTLPQNALQLIG
- a CDS encoding flagellin → MSLIINNNTMANTAARNLNSAYSDLTKSTERLSSGMRINSAADDAAGLAVREMMRAEVTTLNQGVRNANDAISMIQTADGALSVIDEKLIRMNELAEQAATGTYTDEQRAIIDQEYQSMAEEITRISDATDFNGTKLLDGSLNEGAEYLDDDGQPQTGSSMTIHFGTGNDADEDKYAIDIEDVSSGSLGVGSESLDYVIDDDGLASTKDGNAIYANEDGDIYIEGDDPAVLGHLQGLLKFSLKKKLWQTQQKKRMQKQI
- a CDS encoding flagellin produces the protein MADTTEEADAKTDLENLVAVPALGTAGAVLVDGSSVHGSIDADGNLVYTVDGTADATSDIAVTDTGQLNIGTGATAKAVYTTVDTDGTVSFKTVANAGDPIPEAGTAVEVDADGNYTVNVGGEDKKILTSEAADGTTKYYIEDVSEDVPDSAAVMNVGGDVVEQNFTLADDGSATLGTVAIQEGGSGYALTAATAGAGAAAVSFDMTVASIPDDELADFRKELGGTEEYAGSSIATQAGAQAALDAIQDAIEMKDKNRANLGAYENRLSATISNLEIQAENLGAAESRISDVDVATEMTEYTLRQTISSAATSMLAQANSLPETALKLIG
- a CDS encoding RNA polymerase sigma factor, whose translation is MKQCLQEKNSSDIYNDFFVDHTTLIKRTIVSILKKFNSRIDSTIVDEAFQNVALKIIKNNYLAKYDSAKAKLSSWIYVIVETSIIDDLRKQQKHRTETLDETFTIGVTTHFFTVRNYIPKSLLTERQMEILILTIEKEYSTKEASAVLSLSESAVRCLKHQALRRLRNYYTKYDSYGGNHDH
- a CDS encoding flagellar hook assembly protein FlgD, with amino-acid sequence MTISGVSSSQDITTSSTQSSTTFSEVDYMILLAAELQYQDPTDPMDTDKLTEQTCMFSQLDELQSINSQIGDLGEALNRTDPVSYLGREVEVEGDTLVMKDGEPSEVTMYLAEDADSVIIDIYDSQGNIVAMQNLGSMSVGFEQIEWDGTLLTGETAEDGTYTIGVRALDENGQSIETATTIKDTVVSVANSSNGTVLTLGGGAVVDFTDVISVSVAEEEA